The proteins below come from a single Chelmon rostratus isolate fCheRos1 chromosome 10, fCheRos1.pri, whole genome shotgun sequence genomic window:
- the LOC121612486 gene encoding leucine-rich repeat and transmembrane domain-containing protein 1, translating into MRVVLVCALLSLLSLSHACPKECSCNSNTKVVDCRGRGLYDIPRRLHPDTQELYLQDNRIRGLGSMAFREIPLVRILDLSNNSITSVSPTALLGLRTLQRLSLANNSLRELDKRLLGPIRSLSHLDLSHNSLWGFPGAMGDSLRNLSHLGLAHNRLTRLDRSLLEALTHLDSLTLRGNPWRCDCQLIGLKLWLETYLFKGGVVDEVICSQPEEMRDRDLQKVPYQLFHACMTTSYHYLFANIHHLESERLLRGHTHGNHAHPSSHTLHVPMAMGEGFGGGGAAGGGGGGGSLPECEAKQRQRPVNLRHAIATVIITGVVCGIVCLMMLAAAVYGCAYAAIMAKYQRELKKNEELAAAQRADHATADEKEPLENAIA; encoded by the exons ATGAGAG TGGTACTGGTGTGtgccctcctctccctcctgtctctgtcacatGCCTGTCCAAAGGAGTGCAGCTGCAACAGCAACACCAAAGTAGTAGACTGCCGGGGGCGAGGCCTGTATGACATCCCCCGACGATTGCATCCAGACACACAAGAACTATATCTCCAAGACAACCGTATCAGGGGGCTGGGATCGATGGCGTTCCGAGAAATACCCCTCGTCCGCATTCTCGATCTATCTAATAACTCTATAACGTCTGTTTCGCCGACTGCTCTGCTGGGTCTCAGAACTCTACAGCGCCTCAGCCTGGCCAACAACAGCCTGAGAGAGCTCGACAAGCGGTTGCTTGGACCTATCCGCTCGCTTTCGCACCTCGACCTCTCACACAACAG CCTGTGGGGTTTCCCTGGAGCCATGGGGGACAGTTTGAGGAACCTTAGCCACCTGGGTCTAGCGCACAACAGGCTAACACGATTGGACCGCTCCTTGTTGGAGGCCCTAACCCACCTGGACAGTCTCACACTACGAGGCAACCCCTGGAGGTGTGACTGCCAGCTCATAGGCCTCAAACTCTGGCTGGAGACCTACCTCTTCAAAG GTGGAGTGGTGGATGAGGTGATTTGCTCTCAGCCAGAAGAGATGAGGGACAGAGACCTGCAGAAAGTCCCCTACCAGCTCTTCCATGCCTGCATGACCACAAGCTACCATTACCTGTTCGCCAACATACACCACCTGGAGTCTGAGAGGTTACTGCGAGGCCACACCCATGGCAACCATGCTCACCCATCTAGCCACACTCTCCATGTCCCAATGGCAATGGGGGAGGGCTTTGGTGGTgggggagcagcaggaggaggaggagggggagggagtcTGCCAGAGTGTGAAGCTAAGCAGAGGCAGCGGCCTGTCAACTTGCGCCACGCAATTGCCACAGTGATCATCACCGGCGTAGTGTGCGGGATCGTGTGTCTGATGATGCTGGCTGCAGCAGTGTACGGCTGCGCCTACGCCGCGATCATGGCCAAGTATCAGCGGGAGCTAAAGAAGAACGAGGAGCTGGCAGCGGCGCAGAGGGCAGATCATGCCACAGCAGATGAGAAGGAACCACTGGAGAATGCTATCGCCTAG